A window of Novosphingobium terrae contains these coding sequences:
- a CDS encoding glycoside hydrolase family 43 protein: MMHRLKGLALAAALVAGPAQAHNPIVPGWYADPEIRLFGGQYWIYPTTSDDDGSHDVSTRISPEQQALRRQPTVRPSYLQQTFFNAFSSPDLVHWSKHAHALDIADVPWAAYAVWAPSAIEQDGRYYMFFAANDIQNDSQTGGIGLAVADTPAGPFKDALGKPLIGGFHNGAQPIAPFVYRDDDGQVYLYYGGWGHCNVVRLSHDLRSILPFPDGSTYKSITPPGYVEGSFLVKRKGIYYLMWSEGDWTGPDYSVSYAMGPSPLGPFKPMGKILAQDLSIARGAGHHSVVNVPGTDDWYIAYHRRPLGDDKGEHRQIAIDRMIFAEDGTIKPVVMTKDGVAPRPIH, from the coding sequence ATGATGCACAGGCTGAAGGGGCTGGCGCTGGCCGCCGCGCTGGTGGCAGGGCCCGCACAGGCGCATAATCCCATCGTGCCGGGCTGGTATGCCGATCCGGAAATCCGGCTGTTTGGCGGGCAATACTGGATCTATCCCACCACCTCCGACGATGATGGCTCGCATGATGTTTCGACGCGGATATCGCCCGAGCAGCAAGCCCTGCGCCGCCAGCCGACTGTGCGTCCGTCCTATCTGCAGCAAACCTTTTTCAACGCCTTTTCCTCGCCCGATCTTGTGCATTGGAGCAAGCATGCCCATGCCCTCGATATCGCCGATGTGCCCTGGGCGGCCTATGCGGTCTGGGCGCCCTCGGCCATCGAGCAGGACGGGCGCTATTATATGTTCTTCGCCGCCAACGACATCCAGAACGACAGCCAGACCGGCGGGATCGGTCTGGCCGTGGCGGACACTCCGGCAGGGCCATTCAAGGATGCGCTGGGCAAGCCGCTGATCGGGGGCTTTCACAATGGCGCCCAGCCGATCGCCCCCTTCGTCTATCGCGACGATGACGGGCAGGTGTACCTTTATTACGGCGGCTGGGGGCACTGCAATGTGGTGCGCCTCAGCCATGATCTGCGCTCGATCCTGCCCTTTCCCGATGGCAGCACCTACAAGTCCATCACGCCGCCGGGCTATGTCGAGGGATCGTTCCTCGTGAAGCGCAAGGGCATCTATTATCTGATGTGGTCGGAGGGCGACTGGACCGGGCCCGATTACAGCGTCTCCTATGCCATGGGGCCAAGCCCGCTCGGGCCGTTCAAGCCGATGGGCAAGATCCTCGCTCAGGATCTGAGCATCGCGCGTGGGGCGGGCCATCATTCGGTGGTCAATGTGCCGGGCACCGATGACTGGTACATCGCCTATCACCGCCGCCCGCTGGGCGACGACAAGGGCGAGCATCGCCAGATCGCCATCGACCGCATGATCTTTGCCGAGGACGGCACGATCAAGCCCGTTGTGATGACGAAAGACGGTGTGGCCCCGCGCCCGATCCACTGA